In Choloepus didactylus isolate mChoDid1 chromosome 18, mChoDid1.pri, whole genome shotgun sequence, a single genomic region encodes these proteins:
- the LOC119514685 gene encoding olfactory receptor 1D2: protein MDGGNWTGGSEFQLLGLSENPKHQRILFWMFLSMYLVTVVGNVLIILAIGSDSRMHTPMYFFLANLSFTDLFFVTNTIPKMLVNLQAQNKAISYAGCLTQLYFLVSLVALDNLILAAMAYDRYVAICRPLHYTTAMSPGLCVLLLALCWFFSILYGLIHTLLMTRVTFCGSRKIQYIFCEMYILLRLACSNTQINHLMLITTGSFIFLVPFGFMIMSYVWIVRAILRIPSASKKYKAFSTCASHLAVVSLFYGTLCMVYLQPLHTYSMKDSVATVMYAVVTPMMNPFIYSLRNKDMHGALGRLLLGKAL, encoded by the coding sequence ATGGATGGGGGCAACTGGACTGGGGGCtctgaattccagctcctggggCTCTCAGAGAATCCCAAGCATCAGCGGATCCTGTTTTGGATGTTCCTGTCCATGTACCTGGTCACAGTGGTGGGCAATGTGCTCATCATCCTGGCCATAGGTTCTGACTCCCGCATGCAcactcccatgtacttcttcctggcCAACCTCTCCTTCACTGACCTCTTCTTCGTCACCAACACAATCCCCAAGATGCTGGTGAACCTTCAGGCCCAGAACAAAGCCATTTCCTATGCAGGGTGCCTGACACAGCTCTATTTCCTGGTCTCCTTGGTGGCTCTGGACAACCTCATCCTAGCCGCCATGGcgtatgaccgctatgtggccatctgccgcCCCCTCCACTACACCACGGCCATGAGTCCTGGGCTCTGTGTCCTGCTCCTGGCCTTGTGTTGGTTTTTCTCTATACTCTATGGCCTCATCCATACCCTCCTCATGACAAGGGTGACCTTCTGTGGGTCCCGGAAGATCCAATACATCTTCTGTGAGATGTACATCCTGCTGAGGCTCGCATGTtccaacacccaaatcaaccaCCTAATGCTGATCACCACGGGCTCCTTCATCTTCCTTGTCCCCTTTGGGTTCATGATCATGTCCTATGTCTGGATTGTCAGAGCCATCCTCCGAATACCCTCAGCCTCTAAGAAGTacaaagccttctccacctgtgcctcccaTCTGGCTGTGGTCTCCCTCTTCTATGGGACACTTTGCATGGTGTATCTGCAGCCCCTCCACACCTACTCCATGAAGGACTCTGTGGCCACAGTGATGTACGCTGTGGTGACCCCCATGATGAACCCTttcatctacagcctgaggaatAAGGACATGCATGGGGCCCTGGGAAGGCTCCTCCTTGGGAAAGCCTTGTAG